The Hyperthermus butylicus DSM 5456 genome includes a region encoding these proteins:
- a CDS encoding ribbon-helix-helix domain-containing protein — MRLVTVKMPETYLEGLDELVKMGRYSSRSEAIRIAVRELLKRELWGIPEHPTGLELSRQPRRITV, encoded by the coding sequence ATGAGGCTCGTAACGGTCAAGATGCCCGAAACCTACCTGGAAGGCCTGGATGAACTCGTCAAGATGGGCAGATATAGCAGCAGGAGCGAGGCCATAAGGATTGCTGTGAGGGAGCTGCTTAAGCGTGAGCTGTGGGGGATACCGGAGCACCCAACCGGGCTGGAGCTGTCAAGGCAACCTAGAAGGATAACGGTCTAA